Genomic DNA from Streptococcus uberis:
TAAACAGTATCAATCCGTCTTGTCAACTTTTTCAATTGACTTACCAGATAATCCTTATACCTATACCTCTGTCCCAGATGCTCTAGGTAAAGATGGTATTTGGGGAGAGGCCGGTGTTAACGAAAAAAATGTTGCAATGAGTGCAACTGAAACCATCACAAGTAATCCTAGAGTCTTAGGGGCGGATCCTCTGGTTGAATCTGGAATTGGGGAAGAAGATATGTTTACCTTGGTCTTACCTTATATTTCTACGGCTCGAGAAGGTGTTTTACGGCTAGGTCAATTACTAGCTCAATATGGAACCTATGAATCAAATGGTATTGCTTTTTCGGATAAAGATGAGATTTGGTGGCTAGAGACAATTGGTGGTCAACATTGGATTGCTCGAAAAGTTCCTGATGATGCTTATGTGACGAATCCAAATCAGTTAGGAATGGATCATTTTGAGTTCAATAACCCAGAAGAATTTTTATGTTCTGATGATTTAAAAGACTTTATCGTCAAATACCATCTTGATTTAACTTATAGTAATCAGCATTTTAATCCTCGCTATGCTTTTGGAAGTCAAAGAGACAAAGATCGTCACTACAATACCCCAAGAGCTTGGATGATGCAAAAATTCCTAAATCCAGAAGTTGAGCAAGACCCAAGAAGTTTTGATATACCCTGGTGTCGAAAACCATACCGAAAAGTGACAATAGAAGACATTAAATATGTTTTAAGTAGTCATTATCAAGATACACCATATGATCCCTATGGACCTGAAGGAAATGCTGTCAGTCAAAAGACTTTCAGAACAATTGGAATCAATAGAACAAG
This window encodes:
- a CDS encoding C69 family dipeptidase → MGCTTILVGKKASYDGSTLVARTEDSANGDFTPKKMALMTAENHPKQYQSVLSTFSIDLPDNPYTYTSVPDALGKDGIWGEAGVNEKNVAMSATETITSNPRVLGADPLVESGIGEEDMFTLVLPYISTAREGVLRLGQLLAQYGTYESNGIAFSDKDEIWWLETIGGQHWIARKVPDDAYVTNPNQLGMDHFEFNNPEEFLCSDDLKDFIVKYHLDLTYSNQHFNPRYAFGSQRDKDRHYNTPRAWMMQKFLNPEVEQDPRSFDIPWCRKPYRKVTIEDIKYVLSSHYQDTPYDPYGPEGNAVSQKTFRTIGINRTSQLSILQIRPNLPEAIRAIHWLAFGSMPFNTMVPFFTQVTTFPDYVTNTEEDVSTNNFYWVNRLIAAIADPHFKHHESDIENYMEKTMAQGHFMLHQVEEAVLNNEHIDLTQKNQEMCDYIQVETQKLLNKVLFDASNLMTNRFGSSD